One window of the Pedosphaera parvula Ellin514 genome contains the following:
- a CDS encoding sulfatase: MKTAVERIVFGGNLVWALLLTSLCATRVHAADRPNFVFILADDLGWKDVGFNGSTFYETPNLDRLAREGMRFTDAYAACSVCSPTRASIMTGKYPARLHLTDWLPGRPDKPDQILKHPKIITELPAAEITLAKALQEGGYKTAFIGKWHLGGLGHWPEQAGFDINIGGCGMGHPSSYFSPYKNPTLKDGPVGEYLADRLTDEAVKFIENTKGTPFLLYLSHYSVHTPLQAKKGLIEKYQKKVMQLPPTKGPEFVTEGNTNARQVQNQPIYAAMMQSLDESVGRVLDKLKELGLDKNTVIIFTSDNGGLSTAEGAPTSNMPLRAGKGWPYEGGVREPLVVKWPGVTKAASVSDHQVMSTDYYPTLLEIAGLPARPEQHLDGISFTPALRGKEMGERPLFWHYPHYSNQGGAPSSSIRKGDWKLIEWYEENRIELFNLRLDVGEKNDLASTSALKREELKSELQAWRASVKADMPLPNPNFDPKADGPFKRKILTGK, encoded by the coding sequence ATGAAAACAGCCGTAGAGCGCATTGTTTTCGGAGGTAATTTGGTTTGGGCGTTACTCCTGACCAGCCTTTGTGCCACGCGGGTTCATGCAGCGGACAGGCCAAATTTTGTCTTTATTCTCGCCGATGATCTGGGCTGGAAGGATGTCGGCTTCAATGGGAGTACTTTTTACGAAACCCCCAATCTGGACCGGCTTGCACGGGAAGGGATGCGGTTCACGGATGCCTATGCCGCTTGTTCAGTTTGTTCTCCGACACGAGCCAGCATCATGACTGGCAAATACCCTGCAAGATTGCATCTGACAGACTGGCTGCCGGGCCGGCCGGACAAGCCCGATCAAATCTTGAAGCATCCTAAAATTATAACAGAGCTGCCAGCCGCTGAAATCACTTTGGCGAAAGCGTTGCAGGAAGGGGGATATAAAACGGCATTCATCGGAAAGTGGCATCTCGGCGGGCTGGGACATTGGCCGGAACAAGCTGGTTTCGATATTAATATTGGCGGATGCGGGATGGGGCATCCCAGTTCTTATTTCAGCCCTTATAAAAATCCAACACTCAAAGATGGACCCGTTGGCGAATACCTTGCCGATCGATTGACAGACGAAGCGGTGAAATTTATTGAGAACACGAAGGGCACACCTTTTTTGCTCTATTTGTCACATTATTCGGTGCATACTCCGCTACAGGCAAAGAAAGGGTTGATTGAAAAATACCAGAAGAAGGTGATGCAATTGCCGCCAACGAAAGGGCCTGAGTTCGTTACTGAAGGAAATACCAACGCGCGGCAAGTGCAGAACCAGCCGATTTATGCCGCGATGATGCAAAGCCTGGATGAAAGTGTGGGGCGAGTTTTGGATAAATTGAAAGAGCTGGGTTTGGATAAGAACACGGTGATTATATTCACTTCTGACAATGGAGGCCTTTCGACTGCAGAAGGAGCTCCCACGTCAAATATGCCGTTGCGCGCGGGGAAAGGCTGGCCATATGAAGGCGGCGTTCGCGAACCTTTGGTGGTAAAATGGCCGGGTGTCACAAAAGCAGCCAGTGTTAGCGATCACCAGGTAATGAGCACGGATTATTATCCAACGTTGCTGGAAATAGCGGGGTTGCCTGCCCGTCCCGAACAACATCTGGACGGGATAAGTTTCACTCCCGCGTTGAGAGGAAAGGAAATGGGTGAGCGCCCGCTGTTCTGGCATTATCCACACTACAGCAATCAGGGCGGGGCTCCGAGCAGTTCCATTAGGAAAGGTGACTGGAAGCTGATTGAGTGGTATGAGGAGAATCGAATAGAGCTTTTTAACCTCCGCCTGGATGTGGGAGAGAAAAACGACCTGGCATCAACTTCTGCATTGAAACGTGAGGAGCTTAAAAGCGAGTTGCAAGCCTGGCGCGCGAGCGTAAAAGCTGATATGCCATTGCCAAATCCAAACTTTGACCCCAAAGCGGATGGGCCATTCAAACGCAAAATCCTCACGGGTAAATAG